gtagtgatcaatggctccatgtctagttggcagccggtatcaagtggagtgccccaggggtcggtcctggggccggttttgttcaatatcttcataaatgatctggaggatggtgtgggttgcaccctcagcaagtttgcagatgacactaaactgggaggagtggtagatacgctggagggtagggataggatacagagggacctagacaaattggaggattgggccaaaagaaatctgatgaggttcaacaaggacaagtgcagagtcctgcacttaggacagaagaatcccatgcaccgctacagactagggactgaatggctcggcagcagttctgcggaaaaggacctaggggttacagtggatgagaagttggatatgagtcaacagtgtgcccttgttgccaagaaggccaatggcattttgggatgtataagtaggggcattgccagcagatcgagggacgtgatcgttcccctctattcgacattggtgaggcctcacctggagtactgtgtccagttttgggtcccacactacaagaaggatgtggaaaaattggaaagagtccagtggagggcaacaaaaatgattaggggactggaacacatgacttatgaggagaagctgagggaactgggaatgtttagtcttcagaagagaagaatgaggggggatttgatagctgctttcaactacctgaaagggggttccaaagaggatggctctagactgttctcagtggcagcagatgacagaacgaggagtaatggtctcaagttgcagtgggggagatttaggttggatattaggaaaaactttttcactaggagtgtggtgaaacactggaatgcgttacctagggaggtggtggaatctccttccctagaagtttttaaggtcaggcttgacaaagccctggctgggatgagttagtcggggattggtcctgctttgagcagggggttggactagatgacctcctgaggtcccttccaaccctgatattctatgattctatgattcagattTCCCTcacgcccccgcccccaggcttGCCACCTATGGAGCTTGCCTAGGACGGGCTTCCACATTGTCCATCGACGAGGGGCCAGCAGGAGAACGGTGCCCTGGGGCCGATGTGCCAAGTGATAGACCGGTGGCCCTGCCAGGCAGTTCTGCCTGGGCCCTATCCCAGCGAGTAAGAGTACATGGGCATAAACAAGAGAGCTGCCATTACTAGGCCTGGGCCACAGAGAATGGGGTCAGACCCAAACTGGGCCATTTTGGCCAAGATCCGCTGAGCCCCAAAATTCCTCCAGACCCTCCCATCCCTCTGCCACAAAACCACCAGGGGCGCCTTGCCCTGGGCACTGCCTTTTCTTATCTCCTccgcagctgggaccctgggacAGGCTGCCCACAGCCAAGGAAAGATTTGCTGGGTAAAGGTCACCCCCCGCCTTTGCTGGACCGTCACGTGGGGAAAGAGAATTGGGGATCGGCAAGATAACGGGGTTGGATCCCGGCCAGGCTGGGGGATCAGCGCAGacgctgggcagggggagggatcccggCCAGGCTGGGGGATCAGCGCAGacgctgggcagggggagggatcccggCTAGGCTGGGGGATCAGCGCAGacgctgggcagggggagggatcccggCTAGGCCGGGGGATCAGCGCAGacgctgggcagggggagggatcccggCCAGGCTGGGGGATCAGCGCAGacgctgggcagggggagggatcccggGCAGGCTGGGGGATCAGCGCAAacgctgggcagggggagggatcccggCTAGGCCGGGGGATCAGCGCAAACGCTGGGTAGGGGCCGGGATCCCTGCTGGATTGGGATTTCACCACGGGCTGGAATCCGGAGGGGACTCTAGGGGATACTGTCGTGGTGAGGTCTTCGAGGCTGTGTCCTTCCATTGAAACCAACTGTGCCGCATGAGAGCAGCCTGGTCCCCCGCCGGATGCCGCGCCAGGCCTCCTGTCCTTATTCCCCAGCCAGATCCAGGCGGGGCTAATGCAGAGGAAGTGATTCGATGCACCTCGTTCCCACAGGACTGTTCTCCCCTCTCATATCCCTCTGCTGAAGTCCCCCCTCCGTGCCAGCGTCTCTGTATTACATGGGTCTCTTTTTTGGACCCTGTTGGCACCCCCCCCATACAATCCagaacggggcgggggggagggggtagaggcCCCCTTGCTCTCTGCCCTGCCAGGCACAGGGGGATGAGACCGACAGGAGAAGGCTAAACTGCCTCTGACTCTGACTGCTCCTCGCTGGCTCCACCAGCATCGCTAGTTCCCCTCCCATCGGGGTGACGCGCTGCCCTGGCTCCAGGCGGCAGGAAGAGCCGGGCGGGCGACACTAACTTGGAGGAGGTTTGGTGGCTCTGATCCTCGTCTACAGAGACTACGCCGCACCCGACGCTGGGGTCCTAACGTCCGCTTCTGGGGCCTAGCTCCCGCTGGGAAGTCCTGACACACGCTCGAACCTGACAAGAGTGCAGCTGGGCTCCTTGCACCAAACCACACGACTTGTTGTTGTGACttccaggattgggcccataaccACCGTCCTGCCCCGTCACTGCAATGGGACAGACATGGCCCACACGGGAAGCGCCGCGTCTGGGCTGAGGGACAGGAAGTTGCAGCAGGGGTCCCACATCAGGTCCAGGACACCTCCCCGCCCGCCTTGTGACACGGTCCGCCCCACAAGGCAAACGGCAAAAAGATCAGAGCGACCCTCCCCACTGGCCTGGGGAACAAGCAGTGGAGTCCAACACAGACGACCCTCCCCACCCTTCAAGCCAATATAGGGCAAGGCCTGCCCGCGATTACAGGTTTTGTGTAGGTCCTAGAGAAAGGTTCCAGTGaacgtttttttccccctgcGGGCGTTTGTAGATTTGTTCAGCTTGGTAAGAGTCACCTCCATGGGAAATGGAGCCGTGAAGACAGCCTGTTCCCCTTCACAAAAAGCTACTTCCCACCCAGGCAGTGTCTGTGAGGAAAGCGATATTTAGGCCCACAGGATCTGGCGTCAAAAAGTTAGCTCTAAATCTCGTGCCCGCTGGGaaactccagccccctgcatcaACGCCTACAAGCATCAAAACAGACCTCTGTGGGGAGGAGCTGCAGCTCGCTGAGCCCCCTGCCCGTGGAGGAGTTACTGGCTGGCATGTTTCGTTAATGCCCAGGTCAGCAAGGCTGGTGTTCAGCAAGAGaactgggggggttggggggggtggcAGAGCAGCGCTACAATGGAGGAGGAGAACAAGCTCTATTCATTCAGTCTCTATGTACATTAGTAATGAAAACAAATCTACTGGAAAAAAAGCATCATGAGTTTTGCCTGTGGGAGGGCTGAATGATCCAGCTCTCGCCGCTGCCCTGGGGGAATCGCTGTTGTCTCGGGATTGGGAAATCAAAGGTGACATGAAAGCCCTCAGCTCAGctcctcagtgggtgtaaatctTCACAGCTCCATGAGGATATGGCCCCTTCTTTCAGCTGTCTGGAAAGACCCTTTCCGAGGGCACAGGCCACCTTCCTTCAGCTCCTCGGAGAGCATCGGGGAGTTTAACTCTGTAATTCAGggtctgagtgcgacccccccttataaattaaaaacacttttttttagaacgaatttaataattttattaagatgttgaaataaaaagaaaacggtacagagtttaagcatagaagtttctggatatcagggaataaggtacagattatcaagggtgCGAAGTTCAGTTTAGGAACAGGTAGCCTAAgcaatacataatctgcaatctccccgattgggggtaaaaggttaacaggtCAGAGTatagacattgagatatgggggtatgttgttcgtATAATGgttatgttcaggtgtggagtataatgagtggatacgatgatgaggatggatttaccctcactTGGTGAGAtctaatgttcagtgagtttatgttTCCAGTtgatatggtccaatggaaaaagtctctcagtccttttctcatagttgatgcacgatgtcgtaccggctcacacctcctaatactgtcggtggccggtgatgtgtttgATGTAGGTGTCCCTGGAAAatcaggaggggggtggggggtaataggagcctatttaagaaaaagccccgaatatcaggactgtccctataaaatcgggacatctggtcactcaaCAGTCCAAGGACCAGGAACGAGACACATGCTCTGGAGCCGGCTGGCTCTCATAGTGATGCTCGTTTGGAAACAGACATTACTGAAGAAGGGCTAAAGAGGCTGCAAACATTGCTGCCAAAAGCAAGTAACCAGCATTTGGGCCCTGGACAGTTTTACGAGAGGAAATCGTTTCAGATGTAATGGCCAGGCACCAGCATACAACACTCCAGCCTAGACTGCttgcattgcatgctgggacctgtagtttCCAGGGGCTACACTTTTGTAGTATGAGACTGAGGGCTTGTAAAATACTCCTGAGAGAATTCCGTGGCAAAACAATAAAAATTCTGcgctgcacattttaaaattctgcaaaactctGCACGTTTTATTTGTGAAAAGAACACAacataatcacaccattttcaattattttgataatttatttcaaaatacttgtcagaaAATAATTGAGAATGGTGTGATTATGTTGTGTTCTTTTCACAAATAAAACGTGCagagttttgcagaattttaaaatgtgcagcgCAGAATTTTTATTGTTTTGCCACGGAATTCTCTCAGGAGCTCCAAAGTTCTGTGTGGTacaatctgggtgcgggcagctcGGTAGGAGGCCCGgcggggatctggatgcacaggggctgaTTGGGGGGTTCTGAGTACAGAAGGattgggactctgcaggggagaccaggtgaaggtggttagagctcgggggggggggggtctgggtgtggggggctcagcaggggactggatgctagggaagtggggcttggtggggttaGGGTGCAGCTCATTGgggtcagtggggtggggggtgccagTGCAGTGGGTgaggctcgggggaggggggatttgggtaccaggggcttggtggggggtgctgggtgtggagGGGTCCTGATGGAGGGGATGAGGCTCAGCTCGGGGTAGGGGGGGTTCCAGAAGCAGGGAGGGTGAGGTTCAGTGGAGGAAGGTGTCCAGGTACACAAGAATTGGGGGGACAGAGGGAGCAGCTTGGCAtatagtgacccctccccccggggctgaggagcaatgggccCAGAAAGGGGAGGGGGTCACTGTCCGAGGAGCTGCTCCCCCTGTCCACCCAACACTTGTGTATCCAGATGCATAGGCACTAACTctgtggagcacccatggaaaaataatagtggatgctcagcacccactatcCACAGATGATTGGTGGCGCTGCCAAACCGCTGATCAATGGCtcggggagggcagagagcagtgaacgctgggtgggtgggggcccCGGGGACGGGATGgagtggggcagaaagaggcagatcAAAGGCAgataaaagtcagcacctatgtccggacccccctgcacccagacccccaacccactgagcctcacccgctgcacccagacaccccccaccccacagtgcagatcttcctgcagccaggggaggtttctaacccagccctggctgctccaTGCAGGGCAGAGAAAGTGGGAGCTTGGACTCTGTTGTCGTcatcctcctctcccctgcccacccaggACTAATGTCCCTGGGAAGCCAGGGCATCCCCAGACCACCTCCCCGGGGGTGACTTACCTCTCTCCCAGCTGCCCAAACAGAGGCGCccacactgctggggaggggtgagcgagcactggtgcagctgctctttgcttccccacagaaaccatTTTTCTGCAGGAAGCAAAGAGAATAGGCCAGGGGATGTTTCTGCGCATCCGCAGTGGTGCAGAACTCCCTCAGCAGtagttattttgacaaataaaatatgcagaatttaatttttctttttacttttttggtgcagaattccctcacgAGAACCAGGGTTCTGTGTGGTGCAGTCTCAGTGCGGGTAgcttggtggggggaaggagggggaggatctGGATACACAGCAAGTcactggggggttctgggtgcagggggaatagCACTCTCtaggggagtccaggtgaaggtggttagggctcagtggggggggggggaaatctgggtgCTAGGGGCATGGTAGTGTGTGGGTCAGGACGCACCTGGTTGagatcagtggggtggggggtctagCTGTGCGGAGTCctgatgcagggggtgaggctctgGGGGTGTGGGTGAGCTCCTGATGCCCGGGGGTTTCCAGGTGCAGGGTGGGTGAGGCTTGGAAGGGGTCCAGATACAAGGGGGGTTaggcagacagagagaggagCTCCCCCTATAATGACCCCTCTCCCTGTGACTGAGAAGCGATAGGGCCAGTAAGTGTGGGGAAAGTCACTGTATAGGCAGCTGCTTCCCATCTGCCCAACTCCCACAAAGCTGGACCCCCTCTCCTAAGCCTCACCTCCCGTTGCCAAGCCCGTTCACAGTAAGCAGATTTTGGCTTCTTTCTTCGTGTAATTGTTCTGTTAGGCTATTGTGTCTATTCTGCTTGCTGCTTGTTTTGTGGCTTTCCTGGGGGTGGggcttcctcttttttttttttttttaaattttctgatgGAGAGCATGATTGACTCTTGGTCGTGCAATCCTCTTCTCTGTCCATGAGCACACTGCagggaaaaaaagcttaaaaggctgcttttggtttaatttttcctcctccctcccctgccccccagccagggctAATGTCCCTGGGTGGCCAGGGCATCCCCAGACTCCCCCTTGCCTCCCCCTGTGGTGACTTACCTCTCCCCTGGCTGCTTTGAGTGCCTGAACACATGCGCCCAcctgctggggaggggtgagtgagcactggtgcagcttctcTTTGTTTCCTCACAGAAACCATTGTTCTGCAGCCAAACAAAGAGAAGCTGCGGAAGGACAATATTTCTGCGCATGCGCAGTGGTGCGGAATTTCCCCAGAAGTAACAGCTGTAAGGCCCTATGGGGAAAGCAGCCCACAGATTTGGAACAGCggctttcctgccccacagtctTCAGTAACTAGCTGAACCCCATTTACTCCACTGCAGTTACTCCAGGTTCATCTGGGGATGAGTGAGCTCAGCAGCTGGCCCTATGCTAGGTATACACCTGCTGGGAATGGTTTCTAAAACGTGCAGAGTGTGTATGTACACAATGATCCATATcacacatccccctccccccgattgGTTTTTCATAGGTCCCTGGCTTTCAGAGAGCACGAGAGACAGCAACAAAAGGCAACAGAgggtggctggctgcagagccccgggTGTCTCTCACGCACACGCAGGCTAGGGTTGCCTGCTGCAGACAGAGGGGacggacacacacagacacgggCAGCAGCTCAGTCGCTGCAGTCTAGTTACAGAAATATAGAGGAACATTTGGATATTAAAAAAATAGTGATCTAGGTATATCCATTATCTGTTATTGCCTGTTTCTCCCCCAGCTGAATGCTCGCTGCGGCAGGCGGACAAGACAGTGAACGTTCAGCCTACCTGGCACACCTGCACATGGGGGCAGAAGTGCTCCTGCCCATTGCCTTTCTGGTACAATCtgcaggaggtggtgggggatgggAAAGGGGAACCCCTTCCTTTGAGGTTGTGTTGGTGCTTGGGGAGGGTAGTCTCACTGGGCCAGCTGGCTGAAGTAGGCACTGGCTTCCAGAAGGAAGGCTTTGGCACAAATCCGGAGGGTGGAGAACAGGGTGACGACGTCCTGAGTGCTGAAGATGGTGTTGCTCAACACAAATATGAGTGAGGGGGGGATGAAGCCTCGGCCGTACTCCACCATCCAGGTGCCAGCACTCCACTGGACAGCCGTGACCTCTCCGGATTTCTGCGCTATGGTGTCCCctgcaggcagacagacagacacagcacTGGCCGTTATTTTGAACGCTGAGACATCATCAGTTCCAGAGCGCCTCTCCCAGTATGTCTCCAGGGAcaacacacagagctctttgtggccctgatcctgcagggtgctgagcaccctcaactgaGCAGCCCaggacaaggagcctgggaggtgctcagcaccacacTGGAGAACTGCCAGACCAAGGGCAGGGCAGCTAATCCAGAAGCCTGTCCCTGACACTgcccagtaccagctgcttccaaGGAAGATGCAAGGACGTCCCCTAGTTGAAAATTATGAACAGCCTTCCCACAGGGGCAGTTTCCCCCTGACACAGAGCTCCTGCTCTGAACCAGGAGGCCTTATAACCCTGCCCATTTTCTTTCAATTCCACCTGATGGGAGTGGAGATGTGCTTGTTACCTGTCAGTGTGTATGCTTTCCCTGAATCCTGCTCACCTCTTGGCCTCCATGAGATCTAGAGGTGTGGTGTTCTGCAGGCTAATCTGCTGTAACCCTGCATGTTTCCCTGTGTCCCGGGGCTAGAGCTAACGAGGCTCTAGTGTCACCTGTTCAAATCGTGACGTGAAAAGCCCAAGGCAACCAGCCCTCCAAAGGCAGCTACACAGGGGAGGCCTGCGAGTGTGTGGGGCTGGCGCTGACAGTGTCACACGCACCTGGGTAATAGATTTCACTTCTGGTCGTCCCCTCCTTCCACTGCCTGAAGGTCCCTAAGACGATGGCGTAGTAAATGTCAGCCCAGTACCGACCTGCGAGAGAGGCACACAGCGTGAAATCTGAGCAATGGGGCAAGACAGCCCACTGCTAGTGCCCGATGAGCCCCGAAGGCTGCTCTGTGCGTTGGCTCAGCCATCACAGAACAAGCCTAAAACATCAGCAGGCTTCAACACTCATACAAGTAGGGAGAGGCGGTTTACGCTAGTCCAAGTGCCTAGAGTTGCCGGTTTCAGTCTTGGACCAATGTCAAAGAGCCAAGTCCAGGACCTTGCAACACATCCCAGCTTGCTGGTTCTCAGTGGAATTGGTGTGCTCCTATCCCTGGCAGCCCAGAGATCTTAAGCCAGGTCATTCCCACACCAGGCATTTCTCACCCCCTGGGGCTCCACCCTCAATTTCAGAGCTTGGCAGACAAGCCCTCGCTAGCCACCAGGGGGAAGACCCACGATTTGCTGTTTGGAAGCTGGGAGGCTGGTCTGTAAAAAAACGAAGCACGCTGGCtttctggctgcagctgctgctcagagGGCAGCTGCATAAACCCCTCTGAAACTGAGGGGAAAAGCAAAGCGAGATAGGAACCTCAACACTGCCACTTTGAAACCTGTTGCTTGAGACTGGCCTGGGCTAGAAACCTCCAGGGGAGCAGTACAGGTTTCACAGGGCTGCTCGGAGACAAGATGCCTGCCCACAATTCTGCGGGCCTGGTTCAgcgccctttgaagtcaatggaaagaatccccATGGCCTGGGGCTGAATCACGTTGGTTAACCCGCATCGCCAGACTCTGCACAGGGTTTGTGGATGCTGCAGCCAAGGCCGCCCATGTTCATCCCCCGTGGTGCTGAGGCTAGGAGAAGAGAAGGCAGGCTTGACTCGGCAGCCACAAGCAGCGATTTGGCAACCCTCTGCCCCCGACCCAGCCACTCTTGTGGGCAAGGCATGGGTGGGGGCATGGAGCACTGGGATGTTCCATGCATAGGCAGCAGCATGGAGAGGGGAGCGGGAAGTGGCagcaggtggcggggggggggggaggggggaacgaCTGCTCCCCTTGGCAGGGCCCATGGGGACACAACAAGCAGCCAGATCCAAGCTGTGGGTGGAAGGGATTGTTGCACCAGGTTTGGAAACCTGGATATTaaggccccaccctccctcatCCCACCTCCCTGTTCTCACGCTAACACAGGGGGAAACAAGTTGCACCCACAGGGCAAAGCTTCCACTTGCTGAGCAGGTGAAGCTGGTTTGTGGTTGCTGAATATTAATGTGCATGAAGCTACAGTGGCAGGCGCTAAACGAAGCCCAACCAAGCCTGCTCCTGGAACCACCCACCCACCGAGAGATGACTGGGCACTGGGCTGGTACTCGGGAGACCTGGGGTCCAGTCTCACCTCTGCCATGGACGTGCTAgctgcccctctctgtgcttctgtttccccatctgtacactgGGGAGAGCAACATGGACTCTCCCCTCTTTGTAAAGTGTGTGGATGGAGAGTGCGAGACCAGAGCTAGGCGTTACCAGCACCCCTGGGAGAGAAGATGCTTTTGTTGTACTGATATATCATACAGTGGATGAGTTAGCCCCTTTTAATCCTACTAGCCAGATACCCTGGTTTATTGCCCTCTCTGCCTTTTGGGAGAGGCTGCTGTGACCCGAGTCAGTAAACAGGACACAGGGGCTTAAACACAGGTAGCTACCAAAGGCTGTTCACGGACTATTAAATGGTCAGAAAACCCTGAGCCCACCACAGAGGGACCTATAGTAAATACAGGCATCTGGACAGgacacacaagcacaaggataaCCACCCCCCTGCCTCATCCTTGGCTGCTTCTCTCCACTGCTTGCAGTGCCCAGTGGGAGACAGGGCCAGGGCTACACAGACAGAAAGAGCATTTGGAGAGGCTAGTTCTTAGCTCCAGGGAATAAAGTTCCTGATACTTCTGCTCTCCTGGTTCTCCAAGACCTTCCAGCTCTCTTTGCATTTGGTTAGTGGCATCTCCTCCCCTCTCAATTAACTAGCAGGTCATTGTTAAGGTACAGAGCTGTGCACACATAACAGCATACCTCCTTGGGCATTAGCTTGAGCAGGTGTGGCCAGACTGACTCCTGGTCCCCAGACCATCAGCACTAGCAGACAATGGGCAGTACAAAGTGGAGGGGTAGTGCTGCTGACCACACTGATGTGGCCAGCCCCTGCTTCTGCTCAGGCGGTGGATCAAAATGCATCTCAGCATTACCTGGCTGGGACTTGCAGCTCTCCTGCCTCAGATACCTGCTATCCCCCTGATGGTTTACCACAGGAAATCAAAGGCAGCAGCCTCCAAACCCAAGCCTCTCTGCTTGAATGTAGCTGAGCCCTGCTTACCCGAGTGCCCCCCGGTGTCGATGGCCGTCCCAAAGAGCAGCACATACTCAGTGAGCGAGGCATGGAGCAGGCACATGGAGCCCATCCACCCGCCCGCGTTGACAAACACCCACTGCAGGTCCTCGTCCGGCAGGATGTGGCCTGGGTGCTTCTTCCGCAGCTCCACAATGATCTTGGAGAAGGCCTGCTCATGGTCCAACCCTGCAGCACCAAGAAACCCGGGCAAAGTCAGCACCCCCAGGatgcccacaccccagcccataACCCTGCCACCTTCTTGGTGCCCAGCCAATAGAAGCCACCGAACCCAGAATGGGGACCCTGGCTTCATTCAGGGAATCAGGCATTAGAGACAGGATCTAACATGCTCCACTCCAGCTATTctctgctgctcccccccccctgccccgagcTCCTGCCCCTTGGGTCCCCTTCCcaaaccccccatccccccaaccctctgccccatgggtcacccccagaccccccccagAGTCCCTGTACCATGGGTCCCCCCCATAacctccaaccctctgccccatgggTCCCCCCCAGACCCTCCCTGAGCCCCTACCCCATGGGTGCCCCCCAGACCCTCTGCCCCATGGGTcacccccagatccccccccAGAGTCCCTGAACCATGGGTCCCCCCCAGaccctccaaccctctgccccatgggTCCCCCCCAGacgaccccccccagcccctgccccatgggtCCCCCGGGACTCCATCCCCAGGCCCATAGGCTCTCCTCACACCCCCGAGTCCCTGCCCCGCGCACGGACCCACCCGCGTGGTGCCGGCCGAGCGCCGCGATCTCCTCGGGCCGGAACTCGAAGGGCCGGGAGGCGACCCAGCtccgcagcccctgggccagcagcgcCAGGCCCAGCAGCGCCAGCCCGGCCCGCAGCGCCCGCGACCCCAGCGCCCGCATCCCGCGCGCCCCTCGCCGCAAACCGCCGCGGCGCGCACCGAGCCTCGCCGGGGGTGAGAGCGCCCGCTGCGCGCCAGCCAATGGCACCGCTGGGGGCCTAGGGCACCGGCCAATCACAGCTCGCAGGGCGAGGCCATggggcggggccgagcgggcACTGGCTCGGAGTgacaggccgggggcggggccgagaGGGCACTCGCTAGGAGTgacaggccgggggcggggcggagcgggCACTCGCTAGGAGTgacaggccgggggcggggcggagcgggCACTGGCTCGGAGTgacaggccgggggcggggccgagaGGGCACTCGCTAGGAGTgacagagcagggggcggggcggagcgggCACTCGCTCGGAGTGacaggcagggggcggggcggagcgggCACTGGCTCGGAGTgacaggccgggggcggggccgagcgggcATTGGCTCGGAGTGACAGaccagggggcggggccgagcgggTACTAGCTCAGAGTGACAGaccagggggcggggccgagcgggcACTCGCTCGGAGTGACAGGCCGGGGACGGGGCCGAGCGGGCACTGGCTCGGAGTGACAGaccagggggcggggccgagcgggcACTGGCTCGGAGTGACAGaccagggggcggggccgagcgggcACTCGCTCGGAGTgacaggctgggggcggggccgagcgggcATTGGCTCGGAGTGACAGaccagggggcggggccgagcgggTACTAGCTCAGAGTGACAGaccagggggcggggccgagcgggcAC
The sequence above is a segment of the Natator depressus isolate rNatDep1 chromosome 5, rNatDep2.hap1, whole genome shotgun sequence genome. Coding sequences within it:
- the LOC141987161 gene encoding sigma non-opioid intracellular receptor 1-like, with translation MRALGSRALRAGLALLGLALLAQGLRSWVASRPFEFRPEEIAALGRHHAGLDHEQAFSKIIVELRKKHPGHILPDEDLQWVFVNAGGWMGSMCLLHASLTEYVLLFGTAIDTGGHSGRYWADIYYAIVLGTFRQWKEGTTRSEIYYPGDTIAQKSGEVTAVQWSAGTWMVEYGRGFIPPSLIFVLSNTIFSTQDVVTLFSTLRICAKAFLLEASAYFSQLAQ